Proteins from one Tsuneonella aeria genomic window:
- a CDS encoding I78 family peptidase inhibitor — protein sequence MTLRPLLLALAAPLALAACGEPAEPDPAADTPPASTPGAPASASASQSGAPTGSLSAGSKASTASPAGDAAMGTVDSNPPGDACGASKVAPFVAQQATAAVRARLEAEVGHDRIRWVGPDTVVTMDFRSDRLNVMLDSNDVITGGKCQ from the coding sequence ATGACCCTGCGCCCGCTGCTTCTCGCCCTTGCCGCCCCGCTCGCGCTGGCCGCCTGCGGGGAGCCGGCAGAGCCTGACCCGGCGGCTGATACTCCGCCGGCCAGCACACCCGGTGCGCCGGCAAGCGCCTCCGCATCGCAATCCGGTGCCCCGACGGGCAGCTTGAGTGCGGGGAGTAAGGCCAGCACTGCCTCGCCCGCCGGGGACGCTGCCATGGGCACCGTCGACAGCAACCCGCCGGGCGATGCGTGCGGTGCCAGCAAGGTTGCCCCCTTCGTGGCGCAACAGGCCACCGCCGCCGTCCGCGCGCGCCTGGAGGCGGAGGTCGGCCACGACCGGATCCGCTGGGTCGGCCCGGACACGGTTGTCACGATGGACTTCCGTTCCGACCGACTCAACGTCATGCTGGATTCGAACGACGTCATCACTGGCGGCAAGTGCCAGTAA
- the ilvC gene encoding ketol-acid reductoisomerase produces the protein MKVYYEADADLNLVTGKKIAIVGYGSQGHAHAQNLRDSGVKDVGVALREGSATARKAEDAGFRVMSNRDAAEWADVIMILAPDEHQAAIWEDDLKGRMKPGSAIAFAHGLNVHFGLIEPPADIDVIMIAPKGPGHTVRSEYQRGGGVPCLIAVHQDATGNAHDIALSYAAGLGGARSGVIETNFKEECETDLFGEQAVLCGGITHLIQAGFETLVEAGYAPEMAYFECLHETKLIVDLLYEGGIANMRYSISNTAEYGDITTGPRIITDETKAEMRRVLADIQSGRFVKNFVLDNRAGQPELKAARKAAEAHPIEQVGAKLRAMMPWIGKNKLVDKAVN, from the coding sequence GTGAAAGTCTATTACGAAGCCGATGCCGACCTGAACCTGGTCACGGGCAAGAAGATCGCCATCGTCGGTTATGGCAGCCAGGGCCATGCCCACGCCCAGAACCTGCGCGACAGCGGGGTGAAGGACGTGGGGGTCGCGCTGCGCGAAGGTTCGGCAACGGCCCGCAAGGCCGAGGACGCCGGTTTCCGCGTAATGTCCAATCGCGATGCCGCCGAATGGGCCGACGTCATCATGATTCTCGCGCCCGACGAACATCAGGCGGCTATCTGGGAAGACGATCTCAAGGGCCGCATGAAGCCCGGCAGCGCGATCGCTTTCGCCCACGGGCTCAATGTCCATTTCGGCCTGATCGAGCCGCCGGCCGATATCGACGTGATCATGATCGCGCCCAAGGGGCCGGGACACACCGTCCGCTCCGAATACCAGCGCGGGGGCGGTGTGCCGTGCCTCATCGCCGTGCACCAGGATGCCACGGGCAACGCCCATGATATCGCGCTGTCCTATGCGGCGGGGCTCGGCGGTGCGCGCAGCGGGGTGATCGAAACGAACTTCAAAGAAGAGTGCGAGACCGACCTGTTCGGGGAACAGGCGGTGCTGTGCGGCGGCATCACGCACCTGATCCAGGCGGGGTTCGAAACGCTGGTGGAGGCCGGATATGCGCCCGAAATGGCCTATTTCGAATGCCTCCACGAAACCAAGCTGATCGTGGACCTGCTGTACGAAGGCGGCATCGCCAACATGCGATATTCCATCAGCAACACCGCCGAATATGGCGACATCACCACCGGCCCGCGGATCATCACCGACGAAACGAAGGCGGAGATGCGGCGCGTGCTGGCCGATATTCAGTCCGGCCGGTTCGTGAAGAACTTCGTGCTCGACAACCGCGCCGGGCAGCCGGAGCTCAAGGCCGCCCGCAAGGCTGCGGAAGCGCATCCGATCGAGCAGGTCGGTGCGAAGCTGCGGGCGATGATGCCGTGGATCGGCAAGAACAAGCTGGTCGACAAGGCCGTCAACTGA